In Dermacentor silvarum isolate Dsil-2018 chromosome 2, BIME_Dsil_1.4, whole genome shotgun sequence, the following proteins share a genomic window:
- the LOC119442544 gene encoding protein disulfide-isomerase A3, giving the protein MKHIVLLAAFVSAVLGSDVLDYSGSDFDVQIKEHDTALVEFFAPWCGHCKRLAPEYEKAATELKKHDPPVPLVKVDCTSDAGKETCSKYGVSGYPTLKIFKQGEFSSEYNGPRESSGIVKHMRSQVGPSSKECTSAEELQKLLDKDEVVVVGFFENKDVDLHEQFLKVADKQRESWVFGHTFNKDLLKKYGHTNKVVLFRPKLLKNKFEDSEVVYDGDADKAALEKFVKENYHGLVGHRTQDNYNQFEAPLLVAYYEVDYTKNAKGTNYWRNRILKVAQNYKGKLNFAISNKESFAAEMDDYGLSSHGNKPVVAVRNSNNEKFRMTDEFSIENLEKFLENYIAGKVKAHFKSEPIPEKNDGPVKVAVAENFKELVLDSPKDVLIEFYAPWCGHCKKLAPTYEEVGKTLTGEDVEIVKMDATANDVHPKFEVTGFPTLYWLPKNDKENPKRYDGGRDHDDFIKYIAKHATDELKGFDRSGTKKAKEEL; this is encoded by the exons ATGAAGCATATAGTTTTGTTAGCCGCTTTTGTATCGGCAGTCCTTGGAAGCGATGTTCTCGACTACTCGGGATCTGATTTTGATGTTCAGATCAAAGAACACGACACAGCTCTTGTGGAGTTCTTCGCTCCATG GTGCGGTCACTGTAAGAGGTTAGCCCCCGAGTATGAAAAGGCGGCCACAGAGCTTAAAAAACACGATCCGCCAGTACCACTTGTCAAG GTTGATTGCACCTCGGACGCCGGCAAAGAGACCTGCTCAAAATATGGCGTGAGTGGTTACCCCACCCTCAAGATTTTCAAGCAGGGAGAGTTCTCCTCCGagtacaatggcccccgggagtcGA GTGGCATTGTCAAGCACATGCGGTCGCAAGTCGGGCCCAGCTCAAAGGAATGCACAAGTGCGGAAGAGCTTCAGAAACTGCTGGACAAGGACGAAGTCGTCGTTGTTG GCTTCTTCGAGAACAAGGACGTTGATCTTCACGAGCAGTTCCTTAAGGTTGCTGACAAGCAAAGGGAATCCTGGGTATTCGGCCACACATTCAACAAGGATTTGCTCAAGAAATACGGGCACACAAA CAAAGTTGTGCTGTTCAGGCCCAAGTTACTTAAAAACAAGTTTGAAGACAGTGAGGTGGTCTACGACGGGGACGCAGACAAGGCGGCGCTGGAGAAGTTCGTGAAAGAGAACTA CCATGGCCTTGTTGGTCACAGGACTCAAGACAACTACAACCAGTTCGAGGCTCCACTTCTGGTTGCATACTACGAAGTCGACTACACAAAGAATGCCAAGG GAACCAACTACTGGCGCAACAGGATCCTCAAGGTGGCCCAGAACTACAAGGGAAAACTCAACTTTGCCATCAGCAACAAGGAAAGCTTTGCAGCTGAGATGGATGACTATGGCCTGTCTTCTCATGGCAACAAGCCAGTTGTCGCTGTCCGTAACAGCAACAATGAGAAATTCCGCATGACCGACGAGTTCAGCATCGAAAACCTGGAGAAGTTCCTTGAGAACTACATTGCTGGCAAAGTTAAGGCGCACTTCAAGTCTGAGCCCATCCCCGAGAAGAACGATGGTCCTGTCAAGGTGGCTGTTGCCGAGAACTTCAAGGAGCTTGTCCTGGATAGCCCCAAGGATGTCCTGATCGAGTTCTATGCGCCCTGGTGTGGCCACTGCAAGAAGTTGGCACCTACTTACGAAGAAGTTGGCAAGACG CTTACTGGTGAGGATGTTGAAATTGTCAAGATGGATGCCACTGCCAATGATGTTCATCCAAAGTTTGAGGTCACAGG CTTTCCTACTCTGTACTGGCTACCAAAGAATGACAAGGAGAACCCGAAGAGGTATGATGGCGGCCGTGATCATGATGACTTCATCAAGTACATTGCCAAGCATGCCACCGATGAGCTCAAGGGCTTTGACCGTTCTGGCACAAAGAAGGCGAAGGAGGAATTATGA
- the LOC119442548 gene encoding 14 kDa phosphohistidine phosphatase-like, translated as MSALSGIPDVALEIGRSRYILVKVHLKDDEETYKYVVRGSVLAANHTEVFEKETAALKAAGLECECLGGGYIIHLPDTKELKVYGNSQTYGQADHAKTTEILKKQYPTYTSITWSNDAIV; from the exons ATGTCAGCCTTGAGTGGAATTCCAGATGTGGCCTTGGAGATTGGACGTAGCCGGTATATATTGGTTAAAGTCCATTTGAAGGATGATGAAGAAACCTACAAATATGTTGTCCGTGGCTCTGTTCTAGCTGCTAACCATACAGAG GTCTTTGAAAAGGAGACTGCTGCATTGAAGGCGGCTGGCCTGGAGTGTGAATGCCTTGGCGGCGGATACATCATCCACCTCCCAGACACGAAAGAGCTAAAAGTCTATGGCAACTCCCAGACCTATGGGCAAGCGGACCATGCCAAGACAACAGAGATCCTCAAGAAACAATACCCAACTTACACTTCAATCACTTGGAGCAATGATGCCATTGTGTAA